From Leopardus geoffroyi isolate Oge1 chromosome B4, O.geoffroyi_Oge1_pat1.0, whole genome shotgun sequence, a single genomic window includes:
- the MCM5 gene encoding DNA replication licensing factor MCM5, which produces MSGFDDPGIFYSDSFGGDTAADEGQARKSQLQRRFKEFLRQYRVGTDRTGFTFKYRDELKRHYNLGEYWIEVEVEDLASFDEDLADYLYKQPAEHLQLLEEAAKEVADEVTRPRPTGEEVLQDIQVMLKSDASPSSIRSLKSDMMSHLVKIPGIIISASGVRAKATRISIQCRSCRNTLSNIAMRPGLEGYALPRKCNTDQAGRPKCPLDPYFIMPDKCKCVDFQTLKLQELPDAVPHGEMPRHMQLYCDRYLCDKVVPGNRVTIMGIYSIKKFGLTSSRGRDRVGVGIRSSYIRVLGIQVDTDGSGRSFAGPVTPQEEEEFRRLAALPNVYEVISKSIAPSIFGGTDMKKAIACLLFGGSRKRLPDGLTRRGDINLLMLGDPGTAKSQLLKFVEKCSPIGVYTSGKGSSAAGLTASVMRDPSSRNFIMEGGAMVLADGGVVCIDEFDKMREDDRVAIHEAMEQQTISIAKAGITTTLNSRCSVLAAANSVFGRWDETKGEDNIDFMPTILSRFDMIFIVKDEHNEERDVMLAKHVVTLHVSALTQTQAVEGEVDLAKLKKFIAYCRAKCGPRLSAEAAEKLKNRYIIMRSGARQHERDSDRRSNIPITVRQLEAIVRIAEALSKMKLQPFATEADVEEALRLFQVSTLDAALSGTLSGVEGFTSQEDQEMLSRIEKQLKRRFAIGSQVSEHSIIQDFTKQKYPEHAIHKVLQLMLRRGEIQHRMQRKVLYRLK; this is translated from the exons ATGTCGGGTTTCGACGACCCCGGCATCTTCTACAGCGACAGCTTCGGGGGGGACACCGCGGCCGACGAGGGGCAGGCCCGCAAATCGCAGTTGCAGAGGCGCTTCAAGGAGTTCCTGCGGCAGTACCGAGTGGGCACCGACCGCACCGGCTTCACCTTCAAATACAG GGATGAACTCAAGCGCCATTACAACCTGGGGGAGTACTGGATCGAAGTGGAGGTGGAGGACCTGGCCAGCTTTGACGAGGACCTGGCTGACTACTTGTATAAGCAGCCAGCCGAGCACTTGCAGCTG CTGGAGGAGGCTGCCAAGGAGGTGGCTGATGAGGTGACTCGGCCCCGGCCCACTGGCGAGGAGGTGCTCCAGGACATTCAAGTCATGCTCAAGTCCGATGCCAGCCCGTCCAGCATTCGTAGCCTGAAG TCGGACATGATGTCGCATCTGGTAAAGATTCCTGGCATCATCATCTCGGCGTCTGGGGTCCGAGCCAAGGCCACCCGCATCTCCATCCAGTGCCGCAGCTGCCGCAACACGCTCAGCAACATCGCCATGCGCCCCGGCCTGGAGGGCTACGCCCTGCCTAGGAAGTGCAACAC GGATCAGGCTGGGCGCCCCAAGTGCCCGCTGGACCCGTACTTCATCATGCCCGACAAGTGTAAGTGTGTGGACTTCCAGACCCTCAAGCTGCAGGAGCTGCCCGACGCGGTGCCTCACGGCGAGATGCCCAGACACATGCAGCTCTACTGCGACAG GTACCTGTGTGACAAGGTCGTCCCCGGGAACAGGGTCACCATCATGGGCATCTATTCCATCAAGAAGTTTGGCCTGACCTCCAGCAGGGGCCGCGACAGGGTGGGTGTGGGCATCCGGAGCTCCTACATCCGTGTCCTGGGCATCCAAGTGGACACAGATGGCTCTG GCCGCAGCTTTGCTGGGCCCGTGACcccacaggaggaggaggagttccGGCGCCTGGCTGCCCTGCCCAATGTCTATGAGGTCATCTCCAAGAGCATCGCCCCGTCCATCTTCGGTGGAACGGACATGAAGAAGGCCATTGCCTGCCTGCTGTTTGGGGGCTCCCGAAAGAG GCTCCCTGATGGACTCACCCGCCGAGGAGACATCAACCTGCTGATGCTGGGGGACCCGGGGACGGCCAAGTCCCAGCTGCTGAAGTTTGTGGAGAAGTGCTCTCCCATCGGG gTGTACACATCGGGGAAAGGCAGCAGCGCGGCAGGCCTGACTGCCTCAGTGATGAGGGACCCCTCGTCCCGGAACTTCATCATGGAGGGTGGGGCCATGGTCCTGGCCGACGGTGGGGTCGTCTGTATCGACGAGTTTGACAAG ATGCGGGAAGACGACCGAGTGGCGATCCACGAGGCCATGGAGCAGCAGACCATCTCTATAGCCAAG gCTGGGATCACCACCACCCTCAACTCCCGGTGCTCCGTCCTGGCTGCAGCCAACTCGGTGTTCGGGCGCTGGGATGAGACAAAGGGGGAGGACAACATCGACTTTATGCCCACCATTTTGTCCCGCTTTGACATGATCTTCATTGTCAAGGACGAGCACAACGAGGAGAGGGACGTG atGCTGGCCAAGCACGTCGTCACTCTGCACGTGAGTGCACTGACCCAGACCCAGGCTGTGGAGGGTGAGGTCGACCTGGCCAAGCTCAAGAAGTTCATTGCCTACTGCCGAGC GAAGTGTGGCCCCCGGCTGTCGGCAGAGGCCGCAGAGAAGCTGAAGAACCGGTATATCATCATGCGGAGCGGAGCCCGGCAGCACGAGAGGGACAGCGACCGCCGCTCCAACATCCCCATCACCGTGCG GCAGCTGGAGGCCATCGTGCGCATCGCCGAGGCCCTCAGCAAGATGAAGCTGCAGCCCTTTGCCACGGAGGCGGACGTGGAGGAGGCTCTGCGGCTCTTCCAGGTGTCCACGCTGGACGCTGCCTTGTCCGGCACCTTGTCAG ggGTGGAGGGCTTTACCAGCCAGGAGGACCAGGAGATGCTGAGCCGCATCGAGAAACAGCTCAAGCGCCGCTTTGCCATCGGCTCCCAGGTGTCGGAGCACAGCATCATCCAGGACTTCACCAAGCAG AAATACCCGGAGCACGCCATCCACAAGGTCCTGCAGCTCATGCTTCGACGGGGCGAGATTCAGCATCGCATGCAGCGCAAGGTCCTCTACCGCCTCAAGTGA